A region of Methanocorpusculum labreanum Z DNA encodes the following proteins:
- a CDS encoding 30S ribosomal protein S27e codes for MVKASRETRSKFLKVKCPDCENEQLVFEKATSVVECTVCGRILAEPTGGKAALKADIVATFE; via the coding sequence ATGGTAAAAGCATCCCGAGAAACCCGGAGCAAATTCCTGAAGGTAAAATGTCCGGACTGTGAAAATGAACAGCTCGTATTCGAGAAAGCAACCTCCGTTGTTGAATGCACAGTCTGCGGCCGCATCCTTGCAGAGCCGACCGGCGGCAAAGCTGCTCTTAAAGCAGATATCGTAGCAACATTTGAATAA
- a CDS encoding 50S ribosomal protein L44e — MKKPVKFNTYCPYCRKHTEHEVERVKKGKTTGLHWIDRQKARRSNVGNRGKFGKVPGGDKPTKKINMRYRCKECGKAHLREGYRAGKFELTE, encoded by the coding sequence ATGAAGAAACCAGTAAAATTTAACACCTACTGCCCATACTGCCGGAAACACACCGAGCACGAGGTTGAGAGGGTAAAGAAAGGTAAGACAACCGGTCTCCACTGGATTGACCGTCAGAAAGCACGCCGCAGCAACGTTGGTAACCGTGGTAAATTCGGCAAAGTTCCGGGAGGAGACAAACCGACCAAGAAGATCAACATGCGCTACCGGTGCAAAGAATGCGGTAAAGCCCACTTAAGAGAAGGTTACCGTGCAGGTAAATTCGAACTTACGGAGTGA